DNA from Intestinimonas massiliensis (ex Afouda et al. 2020):
CCTGCGCCATGATGTACGCCATCGACCGCAGTCTGTTCGAGTCCAAACCGTGTTGGATCGGGGTGGAGCGCCACGGGAAGGTAACCCGGGGAAAGACCGTGACCGACGCCTACAGCGACGCCAAGCGGACGGCCAATGCCCGGCTGGTGACGGGCTCAGACCGGGAGGGCTTTATCCGCCGCATGATGGAGCTGTTTGCCGGCTATGGGCCAGAGATGCCGGACGAAAAATTTTAGCGAAACAGGAAAAAGGACTTGCAAGTCCGGCCAGAATGTGTTAATATAATCAAGCCGTCTGGAACAGACGGCGATTTCCGGGTGTGGCGAAGTTTGGTATCGCGCTTGAATGGGGTTCAAGAGGCCGCTGGTTCGAATCCAGTCACTCGGACCAAAGGTGAGTTCTTATAGGACTCACCTTTTTGTTTTCTTAAAAAAATTTGCTGGCTAAGCCTACAAGAATATGGTATTCTTATCTTGAGGTGGTATCTGATGGAAATAATAATATCTGTTCTTGGTGCAATATCTGCTGTTATAGTAGCTGTTATCGGAGCAATTCTCTCGAATAAAAACAGCAATATGCTTCAGTTAAGAAAACTGAAAGAAGAACACTATATTTCATATATCGAATCTTTACATAATCTTGCAGCGAACAATAGTAGCAGAGATGCCATTTCAAAATATACTTATCATCGTGACAAACTGCTTATTGTAGGAAGTGAAGAGGTAGTAAAAAGTATATTGCAGTATGAAAATGAGGCAGTCGGGAAAGAAACTGATTTTCACGATGAGTTCCTCACTAATATAGTAAAAGCAATTAGGCAAGACCTCAAAATTAAAGACAAAAACTTTCCGCAGATTTACCTAAAAAAGTAACATAGATAAAAACCTCTTGCTGACAACTTACAAACCATTGATATGACTGGGTTTTTCCAGATCCTATAATTACACTCCGACCAAACAATGATAATCCGAACTACATTATCCAAGTGGGTAATGTGTTCGGATTTATCATTTCTATTGAAAATGTGCTATGACAAGCAAGGGCGGGAATATGAGTTTCCGCCCTTGCTTGCTTTTTGGAATAATGCTATAATTTACTCAAAAACAGAGGATGGTACGCATTAGGTGTACAAATTAGAATTTACTTTGTGTGTCATAAGCGGAGATGGCGCATTTAGTAAAGTGACTTTGAAGGAGAGGTGCAATGAGCAAACAGTTAAAATATTGGAAAGTATCCAAATACCTCGACTTTATTACTTTTCTCACGCTGTTGCTTTGGGTGGTGCTTCGGCAAGCATCTTTTATTGTATTTCCAGTAAGTGTACTGTTATTGGGAGTACCGCTCCTTTTCTTCTTAATCACAATCGGTTATAACCTAAAATTACCTGCGCCTGATAGATTACACTCCTATCGCTTTGCATATAAGATGTACTGGCATCCTTTTTGCAATTTATCCATGATTTTCGCATTCCTTTTTATTGACCTGCCAAAAGATAGTTTTATCTCTCGAATGCTCGGCATTTTGGGCCTTATACTAATCCTTCTTGTCTGCGGCTGGTCTTTTATCGCTTGGCTTTTCAAACGCTGATTTGGCGGCCCGTTTTTTCGTATTATGGGCATAAGACACCCCCTCCTTTTAGGTAAGACAGCACAAGGCGGGAGCATCGTTATAGATGTTCCCGCCTTTATCATACCTGTTTCTGTTGTTCGGCCTCCCGCTCTACTTTCCACTCTGCGTCGTTGTTTTTTGTCGTGATTCTTGTTATAATTCATTCAATAATACATCATTCTGTCTATAGATTTACTTCAAGAAATTCCTCACAAATGTTACATTAGCAGTATGATATCGCAGTATGGAGGTTAATATGAAACGAAACGTAGTCATTGCAATCATATTTTTGCTTGTATCATTCACAGTTTCTGCTTGCGCACCTGTAGCCCCTATCGACAGTGATACAAGCACGCCTGAATTTTTTAATGACATTGGAAAAACACTTAGTGAATTGAAAAATGAGTATCCTGAAGGCGAATTTATTGTAAGTTTAGATGGATTCCCAGATAGTGCTACTGCATGTTTTGGGGAACAGGGGGCGGAATATGTTTACTTCTTTTTTGGAGGACAGAGCGGTGATTTTGAAAAGGCCATGAACGAATGTGAAGACCAGCTAAAATGCGCTGGTTTTATAACAATAGCAAACATACTTTTTACAGACATGGAAGATGACATGTCCTTTCAAGATTTCTTCTCCCTGATCGGTGTCGACGATTATGAGTACTTCGGAGAAGACACGCCAACTGCAGAAGGTTGGTTAAGATTCATGTATAGTGGTATGGAAGTAATGGTGAATACAAACGAAGCTGTTGCTGGCGGCGGATGGGATATCACAGGAGCAGAAAGAGTGAAGAGTAATGCTCCGGTGTCTATTGTAGACCCAGAAATATTAAATACCAATCAAGACTTAGCTGAGGCGGTTATGTTCGATTGAACTGTGTCATGAGAACACATTACTCAGTTGGTGTGTGCATTTATTTCTTGAGGGATTGTCGTAAAGATAACGATTACTGAATAAGTAAAACAGGTGGGAACATCATTTCAGATGTTCCCACCTTTGTCATGCCTGTTTCTGTTGTTCGGCCTCCCGCTCTACTTTCCACTCTGCGTCGTTTTGATAGCAAAGCCGTTTCGGCATGGTCCAAAACAGAAAAGGGCGTTGTTTTCTGTCGAAAACAACGCCCTTTTTGGTACAGGACGGAACCAATTGAATGCCGGGACAGGCGGTCATCCCGCCGGGGTCGCGTGGAGCAGCTCTTCCGCCTCGGCCTCGGCCAGCTTGGTGGAGAGATTGATACGCACGTCGGCCAGATGCTCCTGCATGGACTCTCTGGCCCCTTCGGCATCCTTTTGGATGATTTTGTTGAAGACCGCTTCGTGGGCCAGAATGGAGTTGTAGGAGAAGCCGCTGCTGTTGGTGGTAAACTGGCGGGAGATATCCAACAGCTCGTAAAGGTTCTCATAGACGCTGGAAAGCACCGAATTGTGCGCCGCACGTACCAGACAGCGGTGGAACTGATGGGAGAGCTGCCGCAGGTGCTGAATGCTGGCATCGTCCATATGAGGGAGCTTTTTTGCCTCACGCATGTCCACAATGGTCTGCCGCAGGGCGTCGATATCCTCGTCGGTGCGCCGCTGGGCGGCATAATAAGCGGCAAAGGTCTCCAGACTGATTCGGAGCTCCAGCAGATCCATCAGAGTGTCCGCCGTGGCCGTGACCGCAAAGTCCATCTTGCCGATCAGATCCTCGACGGTGATGTTGCGCACATAGGTGCCGTCTCCTCGGCTGCTGTCCAGAATCCCCATGTATTCCAGGATCTTCAGCGCCTCCCGGATCGGAACCCGGCTGACGTTGAACCGCTCGGCCAGATCCCGTTCCGAAGGGATCTTTTCTCCGCACTTTAGTTCGCCTCGGGCAATCATGCCCTTGATACTGTCAATGACGTGCTCATAATAACGACCGCCACCTCCATTGGCTTTCGCGGGCGTTCCCATACCGGATCACATCCTCAACATATTTTTTCAAACAAAATCAATCTTTAAAAGTATACCATACTTTTTCTTGAAAAGAAAGGGAGAAGGCCGTAAAAACCGACGGAAAACTTACGGATATGTTTTGGCATGGGACCGGGGAAGGGCGGAAGGCCGGCTGATAGGATACCGTAAAGGCGCAGCATGGATGAAATTGCCCTCGCATAGAGAAATGCTTCTTGGGAGGCAGACCATCAGGAAACTTCATTGGGGCGATGTGAATGGTGAGATCCTCCTTATTCGATGTTTCAACGGATACGGGCGATGCCCTGCTCCTTGGCCTCGTCGGCCACGGCCTTGGCCACGACCTCGGCCACCGACTTGTCCAGAACGGAGGGAATGATATATTCAGGAGAGAGCTGATCGGCAGGGATCAGGTCGGCCAGCGCGTGGGCGGCCCGGATCTTCATGCCCTCGGTGATGTCGGTGGCGCGGACCATCAGGGCTCCCTTGAATACGCCGGGGAAGACCAGCACGTTGTTGATCTGGTTGGGAAAGTCGCTGCGGCCGGTGCCCACCACCGCCGCGCCGCCCCGCTTGGCCTCGTCGGGCATGATCTCAGGCACGGGGTTGGCCATGGGGAAGACGATGCCCTGGTTCATGGTGCCCACCATCTCGGCGGTGACCAGGCCGGGCCGGGACACGCCCACAAAGGCGTCGGCCCCCTTCAGCGCGTCGGCCAGGGTGCCGTGCTCATGGTTTCGGTTGGAGATATGGGAGATCTCCTCCTGGCCGGGATTGAGTCCTGCGTCGCCCTCACAGATGATGCCGTGGATGTCGCACATCACCACGTTGCCGAAGCCCATCTGGATGAGCAGCTTGCCGATGGCGATGCCGGCAGCGCCGGCGCCGTTGATGACGATCTTCACCTGCCCCATCTGCTTCTTGGTGACCTTGATGGCGTTGAGCATGGCGGCGGCCACCACGATGGCGGTGCCGTGCTGGTCGTCGTGGAACACGGGGATGTCGCAGATCTCCTTCAGGCGGCGCTCTACCTCGAAGCACCGGGGCGCGGCGATGTCCTCCAGATTGATGCCGCCGAAGCTCTTGGAGAGGAGCGCAATGGTCTCCACCAGCTTGTCCACGTCCTTGGTGTCCACACACAGGGGAATGGCGTCCACGTCGCCGAACTCCTTGAAGAGGGCGCACTTGCCCTCCATGACGGGCATGCCGGCCGCGGGGCCGATATCGCCCAGACCCAGCACGGCGGAGCCGTCGGTGATGACGGCCACCAGATTGCTCCGGCGGGTCAGGTCGAAAGACTTGTCATAGTCGGCCTGGATCTCCCGGCAGGGCTGGGCCACGCCGGGGGTATACAGGAGGGACAGGTCCTCCCGGGTCTCCACATGCTTCCGGGCGATGACCTCGATCTTGCCGTGCAGGGCATAGTGGAGGTCCAGAGACTTCTGACTGATTTCATCCATGAGTCGATGCTTCCTTTCTCAATGTGGGTGGAGTTTGGCGGCGGGGCCTTACACCATCTCTTCGGGGTGGAATACCTCGTCGAACCGCTCCGCCGTCAGGAAGCCCAGCTTCACACAGGCCTCCTTCAGGGAGATGTTCTCCCTGTGGGCCAGCTTGGCGGTCTTGGCGGCGTTGTCATAGCCGATGTAGGGGTTCAGGGCGGTGACCAGCATCAGGGAGTTGTAGAGGTTGTGACGGCACTTCTCCCGGTCGGCGGTGATGCCCTGGGCACAGTTCTGGTTAAAGGAGGTCATGCAGTCGGTGAGCAGGCGGACGGACTGGAGGAAGTTGTAGATGCACACCGGCATGAACACGTTGAGCTCGAAGTTGCCCTGGCTGGCAGACAGGCCCACGGCCACATCGTTGGCCATGACCTGAACGGCCACCATGGTCACCGCCTCGCACTGGGTGGGGTTGACCTTGCCAGGCATGATGGACGAGCCGGGCTCGTTTTCCGGGATGCGGATCTCGCCCAGGCCGCAGCGGGGGCCGGAGGCCAGCCAACGCACATCGTTGGCGATCTTCATCAGGTCGGCGGCCAGCGCCTTCAGAGCGCCGTGGGCAAAGACCAGCTCGTCCTTGCTGGTGAGGGCGTGGAACTTATTGGGGGCGGTAACGAAGTGCTTGCCGGTCAGCTCGCTGACCGCCTTGGCCACGTCCTCGGCAAAGCCCGCGGGGGCGTTGAGGCCGGTGCCCACGGCGGTGCCGCCCAGGGCCAGCTCGTGCAGGCCGGGAAGGGCCAGCTCCAGCATGGCCCGGTCCTTCTCCAGCATATTCCGCCAGCCGCTGATCTCCTGGCCCAGGGTGATGGGCACCGCGTCCTGAAGATGGGTGCGGCCCGACTTCACCACGTCGGCGTTTTCCGCCTCCAGTCGGCGGAAGGTGGCCGCCAGGGCATCCAGCGCGGGGAAGAGCTTGTCCTCCAGTTCCACCGCAGCCGCGATGTGCATGGCGGTGGGGAAGGTGTCGTTGGAGCTCTGGGACATGTTCACATGGTCATTGGGGTGGAGCAGCTTCCCGCCCGCAATCTCGTTGCCGCGGTTGGCCACCACCTCGTTGACGTTCATGTTGCTCTGGGTACCGGAGCCCGTCTGCCACACCACCAGGGGGAAGTGGTCGTCCAGCTTGTGGGCGATCACGTCGTCGCAGGCGGCGCAGATCGCCTGAAATTTGGCGTCGTCCAGCTTGCCAAGGCCGTGGTTGGCCATGGCGGCGGCCTTCTTCAAAATGCCGAAGGCGTGGACGATCTCCACAGGCATCTTTTCGGTGCCGATCTTGAAGTTCTGGTAACTCCGCTGGGTCTGGGCCGCCCAGTAGCGGTCCGCCGGGACCTGCATCTCACCCATGCTGTCGCGCTCGATGCGGTATTCCATTGTGTGATCTCTCCTTACATTACGCCGGATAAAGGGCGTCAATTTTTTCGAAGGCCGCTTGCTTCAGGCTGGCGTAGATGCTGCCGCCGTGGGTGTCCATGCCTACCACCAGGGGGCCGAACTCCTTGGCCTGGAGGTCCCAGATGGCCTCCGGCATGCCCAGCTCGAACCAAGTCACGTCGTTGATCTTCTCCACGCCCTGGGCCAGCTTGGCAGCGCAGCCGGGCGCCGCCTGCAGGTAGACATATCCATACGCGTTGCAGGCCCGGACGGTGTCCTCGGCCATGCCGCCCTTGCCAATGACGGCCCGGATGCCCATTTTGCCCACCACATCGGCGTAGGGCTCCATGCGGATGGAGGTGGTGGGGCCGATGACGTTCAGACGCCAGGAGCCGTCCTCGTTCTTCAGAGCTACGGGTCCGGCGTGGAACACGGCGGCGCCGGTGAAGTCCTTGGGCAGAGGCCGGCCCTCCTCCAGAAGGCCGCGGATTTTCAGGTGGGCCATGTCACGGGCGGTAAAAATGTGGCCGGTCAGATAGACCACGTCGCCGATGACCAGCTTGCGCATATCCTCCTCCTGCAGAGGGGTGGACAGATGATAGGTAGCCATGATGCAATCTCCTTTCGCTCCCAATTATAACAGCTTTTCCACGTGTCCGTCATCATGAATTCGGATGCCGGCCCGGCGGGCGACCCAGCAGTGGAAGTTGATACAGACCGGGGCGATGGCGGTGTGGGTGTGGGCGCGCTCCATCTTCAGGGCCAGGCAGACGGTGTCGCCGCCGGTGCCGGCGGCGCCCAGACCCAGGGAGTTGATGGCGTCCTTGAGCTCGGTCTCCAGGGTGGCCAGCTCGGGATCGGGATTCACATCGTCCCAGCGGCGGGTGGGGATGGCCTTGCGGCTCAGCTGGGCGGCCACGTCCATCGGACCGCCGATGCCGATGCCGATGCCGTAGGGGGGGCAGGGCTTGCCGCCGGCGTTGATGGCGGTCTCCAGAATGAAGCGCTTCAGGCCGGACAGGTTCTTGCCCAGCTTGGCGGTGGTCATGATCTGCATGGCGTTGCCCAGCTCCGCCCCGCAGCCCTTGAAGCTGATGATGAAATCCACATACTTCTGGCCGGGGACATATTCATACTCGATGTTGGGCACGCCCTTGCCGGTGTTGTTGCCGGAGTTGACGCGGGTCAACGGGTCCACCATGCTCGGGCGCAGATAGCCTTTCTTGGTGGCCTCGGCCACGGCCTCGGCAATGGCATCCTTGACGCAGTGAGGCATATTTTCGTCCCCGTAGGTCAGCCAGGCGGTGGGGTAACCGGGAGACTGGCATACCGCCTTGTCGGCCTGCTTGGCAATGGACAGATTCTCCACCATGGAAGAGAGCATGCTTTTGGCCGTCTCGTTGGTCTCCCGGGCCAGCGCGTCTTCCAGCAGGCCCTTGGCGTCCGCCGAGATCTCCGTGACGGCACGGATAACGGCGTCGTGGACGGATGCGCGGATCAGTTCCTCATTGGGATTCATATAAACTACACTCCTTTTCTCCGATGCTTCGATCGGATACGGTCATTCTGTGAGGATAGTGATGGTATACCCACGCGGACCGATCAGCCGGCGGGCCGTCAGACGACGGCGGCACAGGGGAGAGAGAAAAGGTCGTTGATATCGTTCAGTTCCTCCAGAGCGGCGATGCGGCGGGTGAGTTCCTCTGCCTCGACCCTCGGAAGGATGCCTTTGGTCACGGCAAAAAACTTAGTGTGGGCGTCGTCCCAGGTAAAGGGGTTGTTGAAGTCCCCAAAGGGGTATTCCATCTGCTGGATCAGCCGGGTGCCGTCGTCCAGCTCCACTTCCAGCCGGTGCGGCCACTGGTTGTGGTCGGCTTGATACAGGCCCTCCAGGGCGGGGTCCACCACCACGGTGACCTTGTCCATCAGGGCGCGGGCGGCGGGGGCGTTGGTCTTGTCGGCGGAGAACACCTCGTCGGTCAGGCTGCCGTAGAGGAAGGCAGCGGCGATGCAGTACTGGACGCTGAATTTGAAACCGTAGGGTGTGGCGGGGGCGGGCGCATCCACGTTGTCCTTGGCCACCTGATAGGTGTAGTCGGTGATCCGGACGATGCGCGCCGGGTCCAGGGCGTATTTCTTTTTCAGCAGCTCTACACAATAATCGGCAGAGTGAGTGTGACGGCAGCAGGCGTAGGGCTTGAAGGAATTGGTCTGGATCTGATAGGGCTGGCTTCCGAGGCCGCGGGTCAGGGCCTCGGGGTGATGGTCGGCGGTCATGGCGCCCAGGAACCCCCTCTCGCCGCCCAGGATGTCACGCGCGGCCGTAAAGCCCAGGGCGGCCAGCTCCGCCGAACGGATGCCGCACAGGGTGGCGTTGGCGGTATGGAGCGTCTTGCTCATGGCGCCGTCCTGGATGAACTGCCAGAGGCCCGCGGACTGGGTGCCGGCGGAGCCCATGGCGCTCAGGAACTGCTCGGGGGTCAGACCCAACAGCTTACCGGCGGCCACCGCGGAGGAGAAGCTCCCCACCACTCCTGTGGTATGCCAGTAGTGATAGGCGCCGGGGTTGATCGCCTCGCCGATGCGGGCGCCGGCCTCGTAGCCGGCAGCGATGGCGGCCAGGATTTCGCGGCCTGAGCTGTGGTGCTTCTGACCGACGGCGAGGGCGGTGGGGATGGTGACGACGCCCAGGTGGGTGATGGAGGAATTATGGACGTCATCCATGTCGATGACATGGGAATAAGCGGCGTTCAGCGCGGCGGCGTTCTCGCAGGAGAAACGGCTCAGGCGGCCGTCCCAGACGGTGGCCTCCGGGCGCTGGGGCTGCTGGGAAATGTAACGCCTCCAGATTTTGCCCTGGGGCAGGACCGAGCCGGCAAAAGCCACGCCGATCAGGTCCTCCACACACATTTTGGCGCTGTCCACGGCCTGCTCAGGGAGGTCCTGATAGCGCAGGCCGTGAAGGAAATCAGAAAGCTGTTGTGTAAGCATATTGACCTCTTTCTAACATGTTCAGGATATGATACCGCCGGGAACGGAGGCGGGGAAACGGCGCGTGGCATTCCAATTTGGGCCAAAAAGCAAAGAATGGGGTGCGGCAATAGGAGGGGGCCCTGCTGCTCGTCGCCACCGCGCTGCAGATGGGAAAGCCACTTTATTGGTATACCATTAGAATTATAGCATACCGAAAAATGAAATGGAAGATAGAACACAAATTTTGTGGTTTCCTCAAAAAATGCATTGAAAAAATTGGGTAAAATGTAGAAATAAACAGAAACACCTTTACAACCATAGCTTTGAGGTGGTATAGTTGCAACGATGGTATACCAAAAAGCGGGCCAAGAGAAAAATTTGGAAAAGGACAAGGAAGGACATCCTGAATGACAAGCTTGAATATGAAACCACCGTCACCGCCAAAGCCTGTAAACTGCATGGCAGCAAGTTTGAGGATAGCATTCCCTGGGCATTAAAATACGAGGCTTCGGTAGAGTAGAAAGTAAATTTAGTATACAAGCTGCCTTGCGGACTATATGCTGAACAGCGGAAATTACAGAGGTGGTAACTGTGGAAATGGTACATGATTTCGATGAATATGTCGAACGCAGAGGAACCGACGCCAAGAAGTACAACCAGTACGGACCGGATGTAATCCCTATGTGGATTGCGGACACGGATTTCAAGTGTCCCCAGCCTGTCGTTGACGCTGTGGTGGCCCGTATGCAGGAGGGCGTCTACGGCTATACCTTCAACAGCGAGCGGCTGAAGAAGGCCGGTGCCAGATGGCAGAAGGTTCGTTTTGGGTGGGATGTAGATCCGTCCTGGGTTGAGTACTCTCCCGGTGTAATCGGCGGTGTGATTTGTGCTGTCAGGGCACTGAGCCAGCCCGGTGACAACATCGTGATCCAGACTCCCTGCTATCCGCCCTTCAAGGATCTGTCCGATCACAATGGCCGGCATCTGCTGCGCAACGCTCTGGTGAATGTGAACGGCCGGTTTGAGGTCAACTGGGAAGAACTGGAGCGGATGCTCAGCGATGATCGGACCAAGCTATTTATTCTCTGTAACCCCCAGAACCCCACCGGGCGAGTGTTCACCAGAGAAGAACTGACCCGTATGGGCAAGCTGTGCATCAAGCATCATGTGACGGTCATTGCGGATGAGATTCATCAGGATGTCGTCTACAGCGGCCATAAGCATATCCCCTTCGCCAGCATCTGTCCTGAATTCGCGGAGATCACCGTGTCCTTTATGAACCCCAGCAAGACCTTTAACGTGCCCGGCTTCCGGACGGCTGCGTTTATTGCCTCCAACCCTGTTCTGAAGAGCGCCGTTCACGAGATGCTGGTGAACAATAAGGCCATCGGCGAGAACATCTGCGGTACCATTGCTTTCTATACTGCCTATGAGCAGTGCGATTACTACGCGGATCAGCTCGTGGCCTATCTGGAAAAGAACCGGGATCTGGTGGAGCAGACCCTGAAGGATGTTCCCGGAATTGAAGTCACCCACGCCGAAGGCACCTATCTCCTGTGGCTGGATTGCCGCGGTCTGGGATTTGAAAGTCAGAAAGCCTTGGATAAGTGGCTGGTTGAAATTGCCAAGCTAGGCTTTAACAGCGGTATGTCCTTCGGCCCCGAGGGCGAGGGCTATGCGCGTATGAACATCGCCGCTCCTCGTTCCACGGTCGAGGAAGCGCTCCATCGACTTACAAATGCCGTTAAGGCTTTGTAAAAAAATAAAAAGGGAGAAAGACTATGAAGAAAAGAATTCTAGCACTGACTTGCACTGCTGTTCTGGCTATCTCTGTCCTTTCCGGATGCGGCGCCAAGCCCCCTGCAAGCACTCCTGCTCCTGCTCCGAGCGGCGCTCTCGCTGAGAGCACTGCTCCCGTTGAGTTTCCCACCAAGGACATCACTATGGTCGTTCCCTACGACGCCGGCGGCGGCGTTGACCTGACCACCCGCCTGATGACCGATGCCATCGGCAAGAGCTTCAATGGTCACTCCGTAATCGTGCAGAACGTCAGCGGCGGCGGCGGCGCTGTTGGTCAGACCACCGTTAAGAACTCTGCTCCCGATGGCTACACTCTGCTGGCCTACACCAGCTCCGTCGTAAACAACCCCCAGCTGAAGGAAGTGGACTTCGTCTTGGAGGATTTCAAGCCTCTTGCCTGCGTCTGCTTCGATCCCGAAGTGATTCTGGTTCCCGCCAACTCCCCCTACAACACCTTTGAAGAGCTGATCGCCGCCGCCAAGGAGAAGACCATCAACGTTTCTACCTCCGGGGCTATGACCGCCCATCACCTCGATGGTGTTAAGATCCAGATGGCTACCGGCGCCGACTTTGCCTACATCCACTGCGACAGCGCTCCCACCCAGAAGCAGGAGCTGATCGGCGGCCATACCGACGCCGCTATCTTCCCCCTAGGCGAGATCATTGACGCCATTAACGACGGTACCGTCAAGGCTCTGGCCATTGCTCTGTCCGAGCGTTCTGACAAGGTCCCCGATGTACCCACTTATACCGAGTGCGGCGTTCCCCTGGTTGACGGCGCCTTCCGTGGCTTCGCCTGCCCCGCCGGCGTTCCCAACGCTGAGTTCGAAACGCTGAAGAACGTCTTTGAAGAGGTCGCTCAGTCTCAGGCCTTCATCGACTCCATGGAGCAGGCTGGAATCCCCTATCTGTACATGGGTGCTGAAGAGTTCCAGCAGTACGCTCGGGAT
Protein-coding regions in this window:
- a CDS encoding FadR/GntR family transcriptional regulator is translated as MGTPAKANGGGGRYYEHVIDSIKGMIARGELKCGEKIPSERDLAERFNVSRVPIREALKILEYMGILDSSRGDGTYVRNITVEDLIGKMDFAVTATADTLMDLLELRISLETFAAYYAAQRRTDEDIDALRQTIVDMREAKKLPHMDDASIQHLRQLSHQFHRCLVRAAHNSVLSSVYENLYELLDISRQFTTNSSGFSYNSILAHEAVFNKIIQKDAEGARESMQEHLADVRINLSTKLAEAEAEELLHATPAG
- a CDS encoding NAD(P)-dependent malic enzyme gives rise to the protein MDEISQKSLDLHYALHGKIEVIARKHVETREDLSLLYTPGVAQPCREIQADYDKSFDLTRRSNLVAVITDGSAVLGLGDIGPAAGMPVMEGKCALFKEFGDVDAIPLCVDTKDVDKLVETIALLSKSFGGINLEDIAAPRCFEVERRLKEICDIPVFHDDQHGTAIVVAAAMLNAIKVTKKQMGQVKIVINGAGAAGIAIGKLLIQMGFGNVVMCDIHGIICEGDAGLNPGQEEISHISNRNHEHGTLADALKGADAFVGVSRPGLVTAEMVGTMNQGIVFPMANPVPEIMPDEAKRGGAAVVGTGRSDFPNQINNVLVFPGVFKGALMVRATDITEGMKIRAAHALADLIPADQLSPEYIIPSVLDKSVAEVVAKAVADEAKEQGIARIR
- the fumC gene encoding class II fumarate hydratase, with protein sequence MEYRIERDSMGEMQVPADRYWAAQTQRSYQNFKIGTEKMPVEIVHAFGILKKAAAMANHGLGKLDDAKFQAICAACDDVIAHKLDDHFPLVVWQTGSGTQSNMNVNEVVANRGNEIAGGKLLHPNDHVNMSQSSNDTFPTAMHIAAAVELEDKLFPALDALAATFRRLEAENADVVKSGRTHLQDAVPITLGQEISGWRNMLEKDRAMLELALPGLHELALGGTAVGTGLNAPAGFAEDVAKAVSELTGKHFVTAPNKFHALTSKDELVFAHGALKALAADLMKIANDVRWLASGPRCGLGEIRIPENEPGSSIMPGKVNPTQCEAVTMVAVQVMANDVAVGLSASQGNFELNVFMPVCIYNFLQSVRLLTDCMTSFNQNCAQGITADREKCRHNLYNSLMLVTALNPYIGYDNAAKTAKLAHRENISLKEACVKLGFLTAERFDEVFHPEEMV
- a CDS encoding FumA C-terminus/TtdB family hydratase beta subunit; this translates as MATYHLSTPLQEEDMRKLVIGDVVYLTGHIFTARDMAHLKIRGLLEEGRPLPKDFTGAAVFHAGPVALKNEDGSWRLNVIGPTTSIRMEPYADVVGKMGIRAVIGKGGMAEDTVRACNAYGYVYLQAAPGCAAKLAQGVEKINDVTWFELGMPEAIWDLQAKEFGPLVVGMDTHGGSIYASLKQAAFEKIDALYPA
- a CDS encoding fumarate hydratase codes for the protein MNPNEELIRASVHDAVIRAVTEISADAKGLLEDALARETNETAKSMLSSMVENLSIAKQADKAVCQSPGYPTAWLTYGDENMPHCVKDAIAEAVAEATKKGYLRPSMVDPLTRVNSGNNTGKGVPNIEYEYVPGQKYVDFIISFKGCGAELGNAMQIMTTAKLGKNLSGLKRFILETAINAGGKPCPPYGIGIGIGGPMDVAAQLSRKAIPTRRWDDVNPDPELATLETELKDAINSLGLGAAGTGGDTVCLALKMERAHTHTAIAPVCINFHCWVARRAGIRIHDDGHVEKLL
- a CDS encoding MmgE/PrpD family protein, with amino-acid sequence MLTQQLSDFLHGLRYQDLPEQAVDSAKMCVEDLIGVAFAGSVLPQGKIWRRYISQQPQRPEATVWDGRLSRFSCENAAALNAAYSHVIDMDDVHNSSITHLGVVTIPTALAVGQKHHSSGREILAAIAAGYEAGARIGEAINPGAYHYWHTTGVVGSFSSAVAAGKLLGLTPEQFLSAMGSAGTQSAGLWQFIQDGAMSKTLHTANATLCGIRSAELAALGFTAARDILGGERGFLGAMTADHHPEALTRGLGSQPYQIQTNSFKPYACCRHTHSADYCVELLKKKYALDPARIVRITDYTYQVAKDNVDAPAPATPYGFKFSVQYCIAAAFLYGSLTDEVFSADKTNAPAARALMDKVTVVVDPALEGLYQADHNQWPHRLEVELDDGTRLIQQMEYPFGDFNNPFTWDDAHTKFFAVTKGILPRVEAEELTRRIAALEELNDINDLFSLPCAAVV
- a CDS encoding MalY/PatB family protein, translating into MVHDFDEYVERRGTDAKKYNQYGPDVIPMWIADTDFKCPQPVVDAVVARMQEGVYGYTFNSERLKKAGARWQKVRFGWDVDPSWVEYSPGVIGGVICAVRALSQPGDNIVIQTPCYPPFKDLSDHNGRHLLRNALVNVNGRFEVNWEELERMLSDDRTKLFILCNPQNPTGRVFTREELTRMGKLCIKHHVTVIADEIHQDVVYSGHKHIPFASICPEFAEITVSFMNPSKTFNVPGFRTAAFIASNPVLKSAVHEMLVNNKAIGENICGTIAFYTAYEQCDYYADQLVAYLEKNRDLVEQTLKDVPGIEVTHAEGTYLLWLDCRGLGFESQKALDKWLVEIAKLGFNSGMSFGPEGEGYARMNIAAPRSTVEEALHRLTNAVKAL
- a CDS encoding tripartite tricarboxylate transporter substrate binding protein — its product is MVVPYDAGGGVDLTTRLMTDAIGKSFNGHSVIVQNVSGGGGAVGQTTVKNSAPDGYTLLAYTSSVVNNPQLKEVDFVLEDFKPLACVCFDPEVILVPANSPYNTFEELIAAAKEKTINVSTSGAMTAHHLDGVKIQMATGADFAYIHCDSAPTQKQELIGGHTDAAIFPLGEIIDAINDGTVKALAIALSERSDKVPDVPTYTECGVPLVDGAFRGFACPAGVPNAEFETLKNVFEEVAQSQAFIDSMEQAGIPYLYMGAEEFQQYARDASAALADVVAFMNQ